Proteins co-encoded in one Medicago truncatula cultivar Jemalong A17 chromosome 8, MtrunA17r5.0-ANR, whole genome shotgun sequence genomic window:
- the LOC25501838 gene encoding alpha-galactosidase produces MRGFTLCLVSFLVLFGSWFQSVSSQNVTKSDIQQAAFPPRGWNSYDAFSWIISEEEFLQNAELVSQRLLAHGYEYVVVDYLWYRKKVPGAHSNSLGFDVIDQWGRMAPDPVRWPSSKSGNGFTEIAKKVHSLGLKFGIHIMAGISTQAVNANTPILDTTTGAAYQESGRVWHAKDIAIQERRCGWMTNGFMSVNTTLGAGKAFLRSLHEQYAAWGVDLVKHDCVFGEDLDLNEITYVSEVLSKVNRPLLYSLSPGVKATPDMAKQVSGLVNMYRIAGDDWDVWGDVKSHFNVSRDMAAANLIGAKGLKGNSWPDLDMLPFGWLTDAAVNDGPHRSCRLTLEEQRTQMTLWAMAKSPLMYGGDVRKIDNATYEIITNPTLLEINHFSSNNKEFPYVTKNETRNQVKEIRSKEAPIQSVEGVSSADISSWIATGRKGEVYLAFFNLSEQKTPIYAHRSDLSKAFTGKRIRSCKGQELWSGKYVATKKGSISTDVGVHGCALFVLNCK; encoded by the exons ATGAGGGGTTTTACACTGTGCTTGGTCTCTTTCTTGGTTCTCTTTGGTTCCTGGTTTCAAAG TGTGTCATCACAAAATGTAACTAAAAGTGACATACAACAAGCTGCCTTTCCACCAAGAGGTTGGAATTCCTATGATGCCTTTTCTTGGATAATTTCTGAAGAAGAATTCTTACAAAATGCTGAATTAGTTTCTCAACGTCTCCTTGCTCACGGATATGAG TATGTTGTCGTCGATTACCTCTGGTATAGGAAGAAAGTCCCGGGTGCTCATAGTAATTCTCTTGGATTCGACGTGATCGATCAATGGGGAAGGATGGCCCCTGATCCAGTAAGGTGGCCTTCATCCAAAAGTGGGAATGGATTCACCGAAATAGCTAAGAAAGTACATAGCTTAGGTTTGAAGTTTGGAATTCATATTATGGCAGGGATTAGCACACAAGCTGTGAATGCAAACACCCCTATCCTAGATACAACAACg GGTGCTGCTTATCAAGAATCTGGTCGAGTATGGCATGCAAAAGACATAGCAATCCAAGAAAGGCGTTGTGGATGGATGACAAATGGTTTCATGAGTGTAAATACAACGTTAGGAGCCGGGAAAGCATTTTTGAGATCCCTTCATGAGCAGTATGCTGCTTGGGGTGTTGATCTTG TGAAACATGACTGTGTGTTTGGCGAGGACTTGGATTTAAATGAGATAACCTATGTATCTGAG GTTCTCAGCAAGGTTAATCGCCCCCTTTTGTATTCTCTATCTCCCGGAGTCAAGGCCACACCAGACATGGCCAAGCAAGTCAGTGGACTGGTCAACATGTATCGCATAGCAGGAGATGACTGGGATGTATGGGGAGATGTCAAGTCTCATTTTAATGTATCAAG GGACATGGCTGCAGCTAATTTGATAGGAGCAAAAGGTTTAAAAGGGAATTCATGGCCTGATTTGGATATGCTACCATTTGGATGGCTAACTGATGCAG cGGTAAATGATGGTCCACATAGATCTTGTAGGTTGACACTAGAAGAGCAAAGGACACAG ATGACTTTGTGGGCTATGGCAAAGTCTCCCCTTATGTATGGAGGCGATGTGAGGAAGATCGACAATGCCACATATGAAATTATCACGAATCCTACCTTACTTGAGATTAATCATTTCAGCTCAAATAATAAGGAG TTTCCTTATGTCACGAAGAATGAAACGCGTAATCAAGTGAAAGAGATAAGATCTAAGGAAGCCCCAATACAATCAGTAGAAG GTGTATCTTCGGCTGACATCAGCTCTTGGATTGCGACGGGAAGAAAAGGAGAAGTGTATTTGGCTTTCTTCAATCTAAGTGAACAAAAGACACCAATATATGCACATAGATCAGATTTGTCTAAGGCTTTTACTGGCAAACGCATCCGTTCCTGTAAAGGTCAGGAATTATGGAGTGGAAAGTATGTTGCAACAAAGAAAGGTTCAATATCAACGGACGTGGGTGTTCATGGATGTGCACTATTTGTTCTAAATTGCAAGTAG